Proteins from one Puntigrus tetrazona isolate hp1 chromosome 10, ASM1883169v1, whole genome shotgun sequence genomic window:
- the LOC122353103 gene encoding trace amine-associated receptor 13c-like has protein sequence MAYETEDHETQYCFPAINSSCIKGKRSRHEYNIMYVFFSLLSAWTVFLNLLVIISISHFKKLHTPTNLIILSLAVADMLVGLIVMPTEATKLIETCWYFGDTFCRLFITIMVLLFSASLSNLVLIAVDRFVAVCHPLLYPQKITMTKTLIIVSLCWFCSLAYNTAIAVSVSHMKYACYGECTILITFDWTITDLFLSFLIPCTIIITLYLRIFYVAHHQVKVINSLIKGGKHVNEGSKRKSERKAALTLGIIVIVYLFCWIPFFILSLTRQNTGMASTTAYILLWILYINSGLNPLIYAFFYPWFKMSVKHILTFKIFHQA, from the coding sequence ATGGCCTATGAGACAGAGGATCATGAGACTCAATACTGCTTTCCTGCCATCAACTCTTCATGTATCAAGGGAAAACGCTCCAGACATGAATACAATatcatgtatgtgtttttttcattgctgtcagcatggactgtgtttctgaatctgctggtgatcatctccatctctcacttcaAGAAGCTTCACACTCCAACCAACCTgatcattctctctctggctgtAGCCGACATGCTTGTTGGACTTATTGTGATGCCCACAGAAGCTACTAAGCTCATTGAAACATGTTGGTACTTTGGAGACACTTTCTGCAGACTGTTTATAACAATCATGGTACTTCTTTTCTCAGCATCTCTCAGTAATTTGGTTTTAATTGCCGTTGATCGTTTTGTGGCTGTGTGCCACCCTTTATTGTACCCACAGAAAATAACCATgactaaaacattaattattgtTAGTCTTTGTTGGTTTTGCTCTTTAGCATATAACACTGCAATAGCTGTGAGTGTCTCACACATGAAATACGCATGTTATGGAGAATGTACAATCCTGATCACTTTTGACTGGACAATCACTGATCTATTCTTGTCTTTCTTGATTCCttgtactattataataacctTATATTTGAGGATATTTTATGTTGCACATCACCAGGTCAAAGTTATAAACTCACTGATAAAGGGTGGAAAACATGTAAATGAAGGTTCTAAGAGGAAATCTGAAAGAAAAGCTGCTCTGACATTAGGAATCATTGTCATAGTTTATCTGTTTTGCTGGattcctttctttattttgtctttaacACGACAAAACACAGGAATGGCTTCTACCACAGCCTACATTCTGTTATGGATTTTGTATATTAACTCAGGTCTGAATCCTCTTATCTATGCTTTCTTTTACCCCTGGTTTAAAATGTCAGTTAAACACAtcttaacttttaaaatatttcaccaaGCATAA